The stretch of DNA ACAGTAATTGTAGTTGTTGTATCGCTAGTATTCCACAAATAATTGTTAGAGCCGTTTGCTGTAAGATTAATAGTCTGACCACTACAAATTTCTAAATTTGGGTTTGAACTTGTAATATTTATAGATGGCAGATTGATAACAGTAATTGAAACAGATTGAGAATCACGATAACAATTGTTATAACCAATTACATAATAATTACCTGCATTTTGAATTGATTGTGATGTGCCAGCAGAACCATTAAACCATGTGTAATTTGGCGCTCCAGTAAGTGTTGTAACAGTTAAATTAGCTGAACTTCCATTACAAATTGGATTTTGTGAAGAAGTTAAATTAAAACTAAAAGTTGGAGCATTAGTAATAGTGATGTTATCGTTTGAACTCCCACAAGAAGAAGTGCTTGTAACTGAATAAGTTCCTGCACTTGAAACATAAATTGAATTTGATGTACTTCCTGTGCTCCAAGTATAATTACCAGCTCCGTTTGCAGTAAGTAAAATACTATCACCATTACACAGTTCAGTTTTTGCTGATGTAATTGTTACAGGTGTAGCATTTCCACCAATCTGAACCAATACACTGTCTTTTAAAACTACACCACAACTTGTTGTTCCTGATAAATAAACATAAAAATTATTGTTATCAGTTGTAGCAGAGTAATAGCTGGTATTTGCATTAGATGTAGATGAAAAACTACCATTGTTCCCAATCCATTGAATATTATTGAGATTTCCTATAATTGTTGATGTTAATGGTAAAGTGTCGCCTGGACAAATCGTTAAATTATTGCTAGTAATATCTACAGAGTTATTAATTATTGGAGCAGAACACCCGTCATTAGCATAAGTTGCATTTCCACTCCAGTCGTAATCCACTCTAGATCCATCTGAATTTGCAGGCGTTCCGGTTGCATCAACAAGCAATGATCTGTCATATGAAACCATATCAAAGCAACCACTAGGAGAAGAAAAAGACATGGTTAATGTTCTTATACTAGAAGTTGAATTATAATTTGCAAAATGACCAGCAGTGTTACCAGAACATTGAAAAATAACATACATGGTGTCATTTAAATTAGCAAATGAATTAGCAGAAACATTAAAATTAGTGCTGGTTAATAATATTACTGATGAGCCAGCGGGAAGAATATTAGATGTAGGTTCTTTTAGGAATCCACAACCGACAATACTATTGTTTAATGAAGCAACTTTTGAAGCTGTTGTAGAATTCTTACAAATATTTAAGTACGAGTTGTTTGGCCAATTAACATTTAAATTGTTTACGTTTAAGTTAGCTGGACCAACTTTAAATCGTACCATTTCATTTTCACCCTCGTTGTTACCACAGGCATCAACGAGAATACTTTCTATTTCAAAACAAGTTGTAGGTGTTTGTCCAACTAGCTTTAGGCTAAAAATTAAAAATATAAAAACAACTAAAAAGTTCGTTTTTGTATTTAGTAACATGGTTAAATTAGGAAAAAATTAAGATGGTTTCGGGTAACTCCCTCTAGGTAATCATACTTAATTTTCATAACAAATATACGAAGTTAAATTTTTATAGAATGTTATCTTAACATTAAAAATTTTAACATTTGTTCATAATTGATGAATATTCCTTTTAAAACTTACTTGATTAAAAATAATGTAATCCAAATTCAAATTTTATCTTTGCAAAATGGAAAAAATAGTGATTTTAGATTTTGGTTCTCAATACACCCAACTTATTGCTCGAAGAGTTAGAGAACTTAATGTGTATTGTGAAATTCATCCGCATAATAAAGCACCAGAAATTGATAAAAATGTAAAAGGAATTATTCTTTCGGGAAGTCCTTTTTCGGTAAGAGATACAAATTCTCCAAAACCAGATTTATCAATTTATAGAAAAAAATTGCCATTGTTGGGTGTTTGTTATGGGGCGCAATACTTGGCTCAAAGTAGTGGAGGAGAAGTTTTACCATCAAAAATCAGAGAATACGGTAGAGCAAATTTATCTTTTGTAGATGATGGACATAACTTAATGGAGGGGGTTGGAGCTAATTCACAAGTTTGGATGAGTCATGGTGATACCATTAAAGTATTACCACCTAAAACCAAGATTTTTGCAAGTACTCCAGATGTTGAAATTGCTGGGTATGAATTTGAAGGAGAGCAGACGTATGGTATTCAATTTCATCCTGAAGTTTACCATTCTTCAGAAGGTTCCAAAATGTTGAAAAACTTTATTGTAGGTATTTGCAAATGTTCACAAGACTGGACTCCAGATTCTTTTGTTGAATCAACTGTTTTAGAATTACAACAAAAAATTGGAAAAGATAAGGTAGTGTTAGGTTTGTCAGGTGGTGTTGATAGTACAGTTGCTGCAGTGTTGTTGCACAAGGCTATCGGTAAAAATTTATATTGCATTTTTGTTGATAACGGCTTGTTGCGTAAAAATGAATTTGAAAATGTTTTAGATCAATACCAACATTTAGGATTAAATGTAAAAGGAGTTGATGCTAAAAATAAATTTTATACTTCTTTAGCAGGATTATCAGACCCAGAAGCTAAACGTAAAGCAATTGGAAAAACATTTATCGATGTTTTCGATGAGGAATCCCATTTAATTGAAAACGTAACGTGGTTAGCACAAGGAACCATTTATCCTGATGTTATTGAATCCATTTCTGCAACAGGAGGGCCATCTGCTACAATTAAATCACACCACAATGTGGGTGGTTTGCCAGATTACATGAAATTAAAAATTGTTGAACCACTTCGTTTGTTGTTTAAAGATGAGGTAAGAAGAGTAGGTCGTACTTTAGGATTGAATGAAAGTCTTTTAGGAAGACACCCATTTCCTGGTCCAGGCTTGGCTATTCGTATTTTGGGAGACATAACTCCAGAAAAGGTACAAATTTTGCAAGAGGTAGATTTTATTTTTATTGAAGGATTGAAAAAAGCAGGTTTATATGACGAGGTTTGGCAAGCAGGAGCGATTCTTTTGCCAGTTCAATCAGTTGGGGTAATGGGCGATGAACGAACGTATGAAAAAGCGGTAGCTTTACGTGCTGTAGAATCAACCGATGGAATGACTGCAGATTGGTGTCATTTACCTTATGAGTTTCTAGCAAAAACTTCCAATGAAATTATTAATAGAGTAAAAGGAGTTAATAGAGTAGTTTATGATATTAGTTCTAAACCTCCAGCAACAATAGAATGGGAATAGGTTTCTTAGCCAATAAAAAATGTGTAAATTCACTAGCAAAATGAAATTTTCTAACTTAATATTATTTATAGCCATTTTTTTCAATTTTCAATTTTCAATTGAGAGTTGTATGGCTCAATCTGATTCGTTAGAGATTCATCAGATTAATGGAAAAAATTATTACATTCATGTCGTTGCACCTGGAAATACATTGTATTCCATTCACAAAAAATATAATGTTCCATTAGATGTTATAGAGAAAGAAAACCCTTCTGTTGCTAATGGGCTAAGTTTGGGTGAAAAAATATTTATACCTGTAAAAAAAGATGCAGAGCAGGAATTTCAGTCAATCAATGGCAATTATTTTTTACATAAAGTAGAAAAAGGAAGAACACTTTATTCTTTAGCTAAAGAGTTTAATTTACAGCAGAAAGACATTGTTGCTCTTAATCCAGAGATTGATGAAAATGGAGTTCAAGAGGGACAAATGATAAAAATTCCTGTTCGTGAAATCAAACAAAACAAGCCTTCAGAAGTTTCTAATTTGCCAGTAAATTATAAAACTCATTTTGTAAAAAGTGGAGAAACATTGTATTCTTTGAGTAAATTGTATCAAGTAAGTATTGATTCTATCAAGATAGTAAACAATGGTTTGGTTGACGGTTTAAAGGTAGATCAAAACATTTTTATACCGATAAAAGAAACTAGAATTGCTGTTGCTAATTTAAATCAATCAACATTAAATCATATTGTAGATACCATAAAACAAGTTGCTCAATTGCAATTTAATGGTCAGAAAAAAACAGTTTATAAAGTTGCCTTATTACTTTCTTTTTATTTAAAAGAAAATGAGGAGATGACTTATAATGCATTGGAAAAGCGAAAAATTTATCCAAGATCAACTTTTGCAGTAGAGTTTTATCAAGGTGTTTTATTAGCACTTGATTCATTGTCGAATGAAGAAACGAAGTTTGAACTTTATGTTTATGATACTGAAGGACAAGATTCTTTACAAACCATGAAGGTTTTAGCTAAACCAGAATTAAAAACAATGGATTTAATAGTGGGACCTTTATATGCTAGTAATTTTGAAAAAGCTGCCGAATTTGCTAGTAAACATAACATTCCAATCGTATCGCCTGTGAAACAAAGTAATAAAGTGTTGCTGGGTAACGAAACTGTTTTTAAGGTTATTCCATCAAGGTCTTCGTCTGTAAATCAGTTGGTGAAGTTGGTTGTAGATAGTTTTAATACGGACAATTTAATAGCTATACAATATCAAAATAATACAGAAAGTGCTTTAGTAGATGCTTATGTAAAAGAGTACAATGCTGCTGTTTTAAAGAGAAACGATACGTCTCGATATTCACCTATGAAAAAAGTAGTGGTAACGAAAAGTGAAGAAGTTGTTTCTCATTTAAAAATTAATGCAAACAATGTTATCTTTTTACCTAGTACAAATTCTACGTTTATTACAAATTTATTTATTGCATTAACGGCAAAATTAAATACTAAGGAGTATAAAAATTGCACAATTACTTTAATAGGATTAGAAGAATGGCTTCAGTTTGATAACATTGATATTGAATATTTTCAAACACTTAATGTACATATACCTATAAATCAATTTGTGGATTACGATGATGAATTTACTAAAAGTGTTGTTTCAGGATACTATCAAAAGACAGAAACATATCCCACTAATAACTCGCTATTAGGCTATGACGTCGCTTCTTATTTTTGTTCTAATTTATTGAAATACGGAAAGGTTTATGTTGGAAATACAAGTGATGTAAAAACAATTTCAGGACAATTTAACTTCTTTAAAACAGGTGTTGAAAGTGGTTATGAAAATGTATATACTCGAGTAGTAAAATTTGATAATTATTCTTTAAAAATTGTTTATTAACCAATGAACGATTTACCAAATAATGAGGAAAAACATCATCTCACCAAGAAAATTGCCCATACTAAAGATAGGTTTTCGATTATCTATAAAAATATCCTAAAAGGACTTAAGACTGAAACCATAGAGACGAAACAGGCGTCTAAAATTGCCTTAAAATATATTTCAAAAGGTTCAATAACAAAAGAAGAAGAAACAGAATTACGTCAGCAAGTGTATGACATCCTTAAAACATTAGGTGTAGGTATACCATTTGCTCTTATTCCTGGAGCTTCTATATTAATCCCAATTTTAGTAAAAGTGGCTCAGAAAAAAGGAATAAATCTATTACCATCTGCTTTTTCAGAAAGTGATGAATTACCTGATGATGAATCATCAAAATGATATTCTATTAAATAGGAATTCAATTTAGCAGTATAAATTACTGTTTTGAGTTGATTATTAATCTTAAATTTAAGTTTTCAAAACTTAACACAATCGCTATTATGCTTAAAAAACTATTCTTTATCGGTGTTTTTCTTTTACACCTTCAATCCTCGTTTGCTCAATTAAACATGTCATTACTGAGTCAATATCCTTTTCCTGGATCTAGGGGTGATGTTTCTGATATTTGGGGATATGTAGATGAAAATGGTAATGAATATGCAATTGTTGGTCTTGAGGCAGGAGTTTCAATTGTTAATGTAACAAATCCGACAAATCCAGTTGAAGTTTTTTATACAGCAGGTGCAAATACCATTTGGAGAGATATGAAAACATGGAATGATAAGGCATATATCACTAATGAAGGAGGGAATGGAATGATGATAATTGATTTAGCTCCATTACCAGCAAGTACTGCGTTGACTGTTACTAATTATACAGGTTCAACTTATCCTTTTACAACTGCACATAATTTGTATATCGATGAAAATGGGTATTGTTATATCTTTGGTGCTAATAACGGTGTTGGAGGAGCAATCATACTCAATTTAAATGTGCCAACATCTAACCCAGGTTTTGAAGTAGGAAGGTATAATCAATATTATCTTCATGATGGAATGGTGAGAGGAGATACCTTATGGGGAGGAGCAATTAATGATGGATTTTTGGCGGTAATAAATGTTGCAACAAAATCTGCCCCCGTAACTATGGCTACAAAAACTACTCCAAGTTCTTTTACGCATAATTGTTGGATATCAGATGATGGTCAAACAGTTTATACAACAGATGAAAAAAGTAATGCATTTTTGGGGGCTTATAATGTAAGTGATTTAAATAATATAACAGAAGTTGATAGAGTTCAGTCTAGTCCAGGAATGAATGTTATCCCTCATAATGTTCATTTTATGAATAATTATATTATTACATCTTACTATCGCGATGGTGTAACTGTTCATGATGTTTGTGATCCTACCAATATTGTTGAGGTTGGAAATTACGACACATCACCTGCTTATTCAGGTAATGGTTTTAATGGTTGTTGGGGAGTATATCCTTGGTTACCTTCTGGTAATATTATAGCAAGTGATATTGAGAATGGTCTATTTGTTTTAGGTATTAATTATACAAGATCTGCCAAATTAGCTGGTACTGTAATAGATTCAGTAACATCATCTCCCTTAAATGGTGTTCAAGTTAGTATCGTATCCACTACAAGTACTGCAAATACAAATGTTTTAGGCAACTATCAAATAGGAACTCCAACATTAGGCACTTACGATGTAACATTTTCAAAGTTTGGTTATGAATCAAAAACAATTACTGGTGTAGATTTAACATCAAGCAGTTGTACACCATCTGTTTTAGATGTTTCATTGAAACCTTTAACAACCTTTAACTTCCAAGTTACTGTTAAGGATGCTGCCACGTTGAATCCGATACCGAATGCCAAAATTCGAGTTGATGGAGCTTCATTTTCTAGTTCTGTAACAGCGAATACTTCAGGAGTGTATACTTTTACAGGATTTATAGAAGGAAATTATGTTGTTACTGGTGGAAAATGGGGATATAAAACTTTATGTGATCAAGGGTCTCTAATAACTCCATCTAATAATACATATACTATTTTTCTTGATAAAGGGTATTACGATGATTTCTCGTTCAATTATAATTGGACAGTTTCGGGAACTGCAACTGCGGGTATTTGGGAAAGAGGAGAGCCTGTTGGTACTATGTTGGGTTCGGTTGAATCAAATCCTGACGTTGATGTTGCAAATGATTGTAACGTTGAAGCTTTTGTTACTGGTAATGGCGGAGGGGGTGTTGGTGACGATGATGTAGATAATGGAGAAACTATACTAACTTCTCCTGTGTTTGATGCGTCAACAATGCTAAATGCTTATGTAAATTATTACAGATGGTTTGTAAATGGAGGAGGTTCAGGATCTCCAAATGACCAAATGACAATAAAACTAAGTAATGGTTCAACTACAGTAACTATTGAAACCATCACGGCATCTACTCCAAATAGTTCAAGTTGGGTAAGTAAAACATATAAAATTTCAGATTATTTAACGCCAACAAATAACATGAGAATTATTGTAACTGTAAATGATGGCGCTCCTGGGCATATTTCAGAAGGTGCTTTTGATAAATTTGAATTAACAGATGGTTTAGTCGGTGTTGATGAGCTTGAATTGAATGATAGAGTAAATATATTCCCAAATCCTTTTAATGAGGAAATTAATGTTCAATTTACTAATTCAACAAAATCAACTATTAAAATTGAAGTTACAGATGTAATGGGGAGAGTTTTAGACCAATATAGTTTTACAAATACTAACAACATTAAAATCAATAACGATTATCAAAAAGGAATTTATCTAGTTAATATTTATGAGGATGGCTCTTTAATGAAAAGCCAAAAATTGGTTAAATATTGATTAAGATTGAAATAAGATAAAAGAAAAAGAGGAGTTGTTTTTACAACTCCTCTTTTAGTTCAAGTAAGAAATTTTTTATTTTTTCGAGCGACTTAATTAGCTCAACATTTTCAATGGTTTCTTTTTTACTGTTTTTAAGCTTGTTTTTGGCTCCATCTAAGGTAAAACCACGTTCTTTTACCAAATGATAAATAACCTTTAAATTATCAATATCTTGAACAGTAAATAATCGATTGCCTTTATTGTTCTTTTTAGGTTTTATGATATCAAACTCTTTTTCCCAGAAACGAATTAACGAAGCATTCACGTTAAACATTTCTGCTACTTCGCCTATTGAATAATATAGTTTAGAATCTGACACGAAACAAATATATACAAAAAGATTGTAGTTACTTAAAGTATTTTAAACTCAATTTTTCTCCATCAAATACAGCGTACGAATTATAGTTTATCCATTCACCCAAATTCATATAGGTAGATTTTTCGTTTAACTTGATTTCGAAGGGTAAATGACGATGTCCAAAAATAAAATAATCGATGTGTTCTTTTTTGAGGTAATCTTTTGCAAAAATTGCTAACCACTCATTTTCTTCTCCTAAAAATTTCTCGTCGTAACCAGCATTTACTTTTCGGCTTTTATGACTCCAATAATTTGCAATTCCCATACCTAAGTTAGGGTGTAAACGTGCAAATGCCCATTGGCATAATCTATTAGCAAATACTTTTTTGATGAATTTATATCCATAATCACCAGGACCTAAACCATCACCATGACCGATAAGAAATTTTTTATCGCCAAATGTTTTAACTAAATTTCCTTCAACCATTTTAACGCCCAATTCTTTTGGAATATAATCGAAAATCCACATGTCATGGTTTCCTCTAAACACAAAAATTTCAATGCCGTTATCAGTTAATTCAGCTATTTTCCCTTGTAGTCTTACAAATCCTTTTGGGATAGCATGTTTATATTCAAACCAAAAGTCGAAAATATCACCTACCAAATAGATTTCTTTAGCATCTAAACTAATTTCATCTAACCACTTTACAATTCTTTTTTCACGCTTTAAGCTTTCCTCGTAGTTAGGAGCTCCAAGATGGAAATCGGATGCAAAGTATATGTTGGGTTTAATGTTCATGATTTGCTAAAATACTAATTTGGATTAGATAAGGATTAAAAATCGAGTTTTCGAACCATTTCAAATGGACGAACCATATTTAAGTTTAAACTAAACCTGATTTTTTCGGCATATTTAAGCTGGTTTAAATCACTTGAAAGAAGTATTGGGAAATAGATTTCAAATATGTTTGGAACGATAATCAAAGTTCCTCCAAAACTGTAAGTAGCAGCTGAAACTTCATCCACTTCATCACCTTTAAAATTTCTTGCGGTATAACCAGTTAGTCCAACATCGGCATAAAGCCCTAAAAATTTAATGGGTAAATTACTTTTTAGATTAATGGCATTAGCCCATTTGTTTGAAGATGGAGAAGTGGTGTAATTTTTAAATCCTCCATCAGTTATCATGGCTTGTTGATTTAAAAATCCATCAGTAGTATTTCTGCCCAACAAGATGTTTTCATACAAATAGTCGGAGTTGCCACTTAAATTGTAATTGTATCTCGAACTGGCTTTGTCGTTATACAAAAATCGACCAACAAAAAAACGCAAATCCAAGCCTGTTCCTTTCTTTTTGTATGCAAATCGATAATTTGCCTCTAAATTTACTTTAACAAAATCTACAGCTTGTTGGATGTTTGCAGTAACAAAATAAGGATTAATAGGGTTTTTACTTCTTAAACCAAACGTTAAATTATTTACATAAAACCTATCGAACGACAAGTTGTAATAAACATTTCCATTAGCATCTCGTTTGTAATCAGCAACTTCTTCAAAAATATTTACAAATTCATAACTCATAAAATACTGATTGTATTGTCGTTGTCTACGTTTTCTAAAATCGATATTTACTTGAGGCGATAATTTATAATACTCTAACGATTGGGTTTCAGAACTGTTAGGTTTGTTAAAGTTTAAATAGCTAAACGATGATGATTTTGTACCAATAGCGATATCTTGAAATATTCCATTTGGCATAATGTGATAAAATACATTGGCATATCCATTTACATTTTGAGAACCAAAAGCATACATTGGCGCTAATACATATTCAAATTTTTTACTAGGAATAGTAGAATTATAGAAAACAGTACCTAACATCGCATTGTCATTACTATTCCATCCTGCAATTGGAGTGAAGAATAATTGTGTTTTATCAGGGTTTTCAATACTACCAAGTAATTGAATTCGTAATGGTTCTAGTGTTTTAAATAATCCTGTAGTTTTTAATGTGTTATTTTTTCTTGAGATTTCAGGAATGTCTAAATTGACATCAATTCTATATTTATCATAGTCTCCCGATTTAAAAGTCAACAAACCTTTTTTACCAATAGGTTCATACCATTGCGTATGTGTTATGGAATCATTTTTTATTCCTGAAATTGAAAAT from Flavobacteriales bacterium encodes:
- a CDS encoding gliding motility-associated C-terminal domain-containing protein → MLLNTKTNFLVVFIFLIFSLKLVGQTPTTCFEIESILVDACGNNEGENEMVRFKVGPANLNVNNLNVNWPNNSYLNICKNSTTASKVASLNNSIVGCGFLKEPTSNILPAGSSVILLTSTNFNVSANSFANLNDTMYVIFQCSGNTAGHFANYNSTSSIRTLTMSFSSPSGCFDMVSYDRSLLVDATGTPANSDGSRVDYDWSGNATYANDGCSAPIINNSVDITSNNLTICPGDTLPLTSTIIGNLNNIQWIGNNGSFSSTSNANTSYYSATTDNNNFYVYLSGTTSCGVVLKDSVLVQIGGNATPVTITSAKTELCNGDSILLTANGAGNYTWSTGSTSNSIYVSSAGTYSVTSTSSCGSSNDNITITNAPTFSFNLTSSQNPICNGSSANLTVTTLTGAPNYTWFNGSAGTSQSIQNAGNYYVIGYNNCYRDSQSVSITVINLPSINITSSNPNLEICSGQTINLTANGSNNYLWNTSDTTTTITVNTAGTYTVSSTNMCGTDTEQIIITSGTVPNVFISGDSILCNNEIIYLTANGTGNFLWSNGSQNQTTSFNSGGLISVTATNNCGSTTASYTIQDHSLNAMFTSDYVYGTDIPTIINFTNNSSNATNYYWNFGDGGSSILEHPTHTYTTNGEFIVILTASNQFCEDIFESTFNFDTPNGVFIPNVFTPNNDDVNDVFEIIGENIKVIECHIFNRWGEKLYSWDNLAGFWDGKYNGKFVTDGTYFYVANIVWKDDSKETLRGHISVLK
- a CDS encoding MerR family transcriptional regulator; translated protein: MFNVNASLIRFWEKEFDIIKPKKNNKGNRLFTVQDIDNLKVIYHLVKERGFTLDGAKNKLKNSKKETIENVELIKSLEKIKNFLLELKEEL
- a CDS encoding UDP-2,3-diacylglucosamine diphosphatase yields the protein MNIKPNIYFASDFHLGAPNYEESLKREKRIVKWLDEISLDAKEIYLVGDIFDFWFEYKHAIPKGFVRLQGKIAELTDNGIEIFVFRGNHDMWIFDYIPKELGVKMVEGNLVKTFGDKKFLIGHGDGLGPGDYGYKFIKKVFANRLCQWAFARLHPNLGMGIANYWSHKSRKVNAGYDEKFLGEENEWLAIFAKDYLKKEHIDYFIFGHRHLPFEIKLNEKSTYMNLGEWINYNSYAVFDGEKLSLKYFK
- a CDS encoding LysM peptidoglycan-binding domain-containing protein, translating into MKFSNLILFIAIFFNFQFSIESCMAQSDSLEIHQINGKNYYIHVVAPGNTLYSIHKKYNVPLDVIEKENPSVANGLSLGEKIFIPVKKDAEQEFQSINGNYFLHKVEKGRTLYSLAKEFNLQQKDIVALNPEIDENGVQEGQMIKIPVREIKQNKPSEVSNLPVNYKTHFVKSGETLYSLSKLYQVSIDSIKIVNNGLVDGLKVDQNIFIPIKETRIAVANLNQSTLNHIVDTIKQVAQLQFNGQKKTVYKVALLLSFYLKENEEMTYNALEKRKIYPRSTFAVEFYQGVLLALDSLSNEETKFELYVYDTEGQDSLQTMKVLAKPELKTMDLIVGPLYASNFEKAAEFASKHNIPIVSPVKQSNKVLLGNETVFKVIPSRSSSVNQLVKLVVDSFNTDNLIAIQYQNNTESALVDAYVKEYNAAVLKRNDTSRYSPMKKVVVTKSEEVVSHLKINANNVIFLPSTNSTFITNLFIALTAKLNTKEYKNCTITLIGLEEWLQFDNIDIEYFQTLNVHIPINQFVDYDDEFTKSVVSGYYQKTETYPTNNSLLGYDVASYFCSNLLKYGKVYVGNTSDVKTISGQFNFFKTGVESGYENVYTRVVKFDNYSLKIVY
- the guaA gene encoding glutamine-hydrolyzing GMP synthase, giving the protein MEKIVILDFGSQYTQLIARRVRELNVYCEIHPHNKAPEIDKNVKGIILSGSPFSVRDTNSPKPDLSIYRKKLPLLGVCYGAQYLAQSSGGEVLPSKIREYGRANLSFVDDGHNLMEGVGANSQVWMSHGDTIKVLPPKTKIFASTPDVEIAGYEFEGEQTYGIQFHPEVYHSSEGSKMLKNFIVGICKCSQDWTPDSFVESTVLELQQKIGKDKVVLGLSGGVDSTVAAVLLHKAIGKNLYCIFVDNGLLRKNEFENVLDQYQHLGLNVKGVDAKNKFYTSLAGLSDPEAKRKAIGKTFIDVFDEESHLIENVTWLAQGTIYPDVIESISATGGPSATIKSHHNVGGLPDYMKLKIVEPLRLLFKDEVRRVGRTLGLNESLLGRHPFPGPGLAIRILGDITPEKVQILQEVDFIFIEGLKKAGLYDEVWQAGAILLPVQSVGVMGDERTYEKAVALRAVESTDGMTADWCHLPYEFLAKTSNEIINRVKGVNRVVYDISSKPPATIEWE
- a CDS encoding choice-of-anchor B family protein, whose product is MSLLSQYPFPGSRGDVSDIWGYVDENGNEYAIVGLEAGVSIVNVTNPTNPVEVFYTAGANTIWRDMKTWNDKAYITNEGGNGMMIIDLAPLPASTALTVTNYTGSTYPFTTAHNLYIDENGYCYIFGANNGVGGAIILNLNVPTSNPGFEVGRYNQYYLHDGMVRGDTLWGGAINDGFLAVINVATKSAPVTMATKTTPSSFTHNCWISDDGQTVYTTDEKSNAFLGAYNVSDLNNITEVDRVQSSPGMNVIPHNVHFMNNYIITSYYRDGVTVHDVCDPTNIVEVGNYDTSPAYSGNGFNGCWGVYPWLPSGNIIASDIENGLFVLGINYTRSAKLAGTVIDSVTSSPLNGVQVSIVSTTSTANTNVLGNYQIGTPTLGTYDVTFSKFGYESKTITGVDLTSSSCTPSVLDVSLKPLTTFNFQVTVKDAATLNPIPNAKIRVDGASFSSSVTANTSGVYTFTGFIEGNYVVTGGKWGYKTLCDQGSLITPSNNTYTIFLDKGYYDDFSFNYNWTVSGTATAGIWERGEPVGTMLGSVESNPDVDVANDCNVEAFVTGNGGGGVGDDDVDNGETILTSPVFDASTMLNAYVNYYRWFVNGGGSGSPNDQMTIKLSNGSTTVTIETITASTPNSSSWVSKTYKISDYLTPTNNMRIIVTVNDGAPGHISEGAFDKFELTDGLVGVDELELNDRVNIFPNPFNEEINVQFTNSTKSTIKIEVTDVMGRVLDQYSFTNTNNIKINNDYQKGIYLVNIYEDGSLMKSQKLVKY